In the Cheilinus undulatus linkage group 19, ASM1832078v1, whole genome shotgun sequence genome, one interval contains:
- the cnn3a gene encoding calponin-3a encodes MAHFNKGPAYGLSAEVRSKIAQKYDTQKEEELRFWIEEVTGMSIGENFQKGLKDGVILCELINKLQPGSVKKINLSQLNWHKLENLGNFIKAILNYGLKPNDIFEANDLFENGNMTQVQTTLLALASMAKTKGMDTKIDIGVKYADKQARHFDSEKIKAGQCVIGLQMGTNKCASQAGMTAYGTRRHLYDPKTQTDKPYDQTTISLQMGTNKGASQAGMPAPGTRRDIFDQKVALQPVDNSTISLQMGTNKVASQRGMSVYGLGRQVYDPKYCAPPTEPVIHTNGSQGTGTNGSEISDSDYQAEFQEDEYHGRYHEDYSSNYNDQGIDY; translated from the exons ATTGCTCAGAAATACGACACACAGAAGGAAGAAGAGCTTCGCTTTTGGATTGAGGAGGTAACAGGAATGTCTATCGGAGAGAACTTTCAGAAAGGTTTGAAAGATGGAGTCATCCTCTGCGA ACTGATTAATAAGCTTCAGCCTGGTTCTGTTAAGAAAATCAACCTCTCACAACTGAACTGGCATAAG ctggagaACCTTGGGAATTTCATCAAAGCTATTCTGAACTATGGCCTAAAGCCCAATGACATCTTCGAGGCCAATGACCTGTTTGAAAATGGAAACATGACTCAAGTCCAGACCACACTGCTTGCACTAGCCAGCATG GCCAAGACAAAAGGTATGGATACCAAGATTGATATTGGGgtgaaatatgcagacaaacaAGCTCGACATTTTGACAGTGAGAAGATCAAGGCTGGGCAATGTGTCATTGGACTACAG ATGGGGACAAACAAGTGCGCAAGTCAGGCTGGAATGACAGCTTATGGAACCCGAAGACATCTTTATGATCCAAAGACTCAGACTGACAAACCATACGACCAGACCACTATCAGTCTGCAGATGGGAACCAACAAAGGAGCCAGCCAG GCGGGCATGCCAGCTCCTGGTACCCGCAGGGACATCTTTGACCAGAAGGTGGCCCTGCAGCCTGTGGACAATTCCACCATTTCCCTCCAAATGGGTACTAACAAAGTGGCATCTCAGCGGGGCATGAGCGTGTACGGTCTTGGTCGTCAGGTCTACGACCCCAAGTATTGTGCCCCTCCAACGGAGCCCGTCATCCACACGAACGGCAGCCAGGGCACTGGCACCAACGGGTCGGAGATCAGCGATAGTGATTATCAGGCTGAATTCCAGGAGGATGAGTACCATGGACGTTACCATGAGGACTACAGCTCCAATTACAATGATCAGGGTATTGACTATTAG